In Leisingera thetidis, a single genomic region encodes these proteins:
- a CDS encoding helix-turn-helix transcriptional regulator, whose amino-acid sequence MALVQPGHRRAPVLTSAAGLGEPCPDAAAAALRRQLQPGAAKGFSLRRAGGAAARALAAQLPRQPEPAAALAAELAAGRGWTLFSCSFEDGSEDLIALRLEDGPHDAHCGDILQAIWPVLREDALRELAGETQAAVTSALLWTISKKTDSAVLVLDGEGTLLHCNESGRDMLDGGDLLSDGGGRLSCASPGETAGFYAAVAECARSRRGSARGPRELILFLEDRHSGMRLPVSLTRYRCAGAEMPLVVAILPRQPDRRRIEMLAQKMGLSPSEARVAALIQLGLTNREAAHIAGLKEQTFNTYAKRVLAKLQSAGRAEMAQRLTWQASLGRAS is encoded by the coding sequence ATGGCCCTGGTGCAGCCGGGGCACCGCCGCGCCCCGGTGCTGACCAGCGCCGCGGGCCTGGGCGAACCCTGCCCGGATGCCGCCGCCGCGGCGCTGCGGCGGCAGCTGCAGCCCGGCGCGGCCAAGGGCTTCAGCCTGCGCCGCGCGGGGGGCGCGGCGGCCCGGGCGCTGGCGGCGCAGCTGCCGCGGCAGCCGGAGCCGGCGGCGGCGCTGGCGGCGGAGCTGGCGGCAGGCCGCGGCTGGACCCTGTTTTCCTGCAGCTTCGAGGACGGCAGCGAGGATCTGATCGCGCTGCGGCTGGAAGACGGCCCGCATGACGCCCATTGCGGCGACATCCTGCAGGCGATCTGGCCGGTGCTGCGCGAGGATGCCCTGCGCGAGCTGGCCGGCGAGACCCAGGCGGCGGTGACCAGCGCGCTGTTGTGGACCATTTCCAAGAAGACCGATTCTGCGGTGCTGGTGCTCGACGGCGAGGGCACCCTGCTGCATTGCAATGAATCGGGGCGCGACATGCTCGATGGCGGCGATCTGCTCAGCGACGGCGGCGGCCGCCTCAGCTGCGCCAGCCCGGGCGAGACCGCCGGCTTCTACGCGGCGGTGGCGGAATGCGCCCGCAGCCGCCGCGGCAGCGCCCGCGGCCCGCGCGAGCTGATCCTGTTCCTGGAGGACCGCCACAGCGGCATGCGGCTGCCGGTGTCGCTGACCCGCTACCGCTGCGCCGGCGCCGAGATGCCGCTGGTGGTGGCGATCCTGCCGCGCCAGCCCGACCGCCGCCGCATCGAGATGCTGGCCCAGAAGATGGGGCTGTCGCCTTCCGAGGCGCGGGTGGCGGCGCTGATCCAGCTGGGGCTGACCAACCGCGAGGCGGCGCATATCGCCGGCCTCAAGGAGCAGACCTTCAACACCTACGCCAAGCGGGTGCTGGCCAAGCTGCAGTCGGCGGGCCGCGCCGAGATGGCGCAGCGGCTGACCTGGCAGGCCTCATTGGGGAGGGCGTCATGA
- a CDS encoding calcium-binding protein encodes MGIQDQNPDWEVCDPTCDIRFSDNKFDPDYNDDTTEWGGTDGNVINLNDHDAGDNASAGAGDDAIYGNQRNNRLFGEEGQDYIEGQGGEDLIEGGTGNDTIFGGWNDPETAHYDEGDWIDGEEGCDYIDGEGGDDTILGGADSDTIFGGTGDDQLFGDDADRDYSYEDGDAGDYMYGEDGNDCMDGEGGDDWMWGDAGQSDLNGDNDYDHSNNNDTMYGRDGNDRMHGQQGNDRMAGGLGDDLVIGGIGDDEMFGDERQSQNDDLDFGADNGTGNKTEQVDGDDCMLGGDGNDTMDGQGGNDTMFGEADHDLMQGGRGDDLMDGGAGADDVNGGAGQDTLRGGSNNDVLEGGAQGDLIFGDHGSNLGVEGGKYDPAHDFDIDWDCCDDDEQPSVQAHAEMEDGLKEVDCPDCYTPIDEGPDGNDRIRGGSGDDTMFGEGGNDVIIGGRGDDHGHGGDGDDILKGGHGDDTLYGDADDDCLHGEGGDDKLFGGTGDDTLKGGDQDDLLKGEDGDDRLYGGNGEDTLLGGEDDDKLSGGRDNDVLKGGNGEDTLCGNGGNDFLDGNDDNDKLKGNGGDDVLEGGDGYDTLFGNNGRDCLYGEADNDYLDGGKGDDFLDGGEGNDTLFGGKGNGNDFLKGGEGNDTLKGGDGKDVFIIDLKWDGTSFSSNDGTDKILDFDIDQDHDVLLFRVTNVGDGKGTSAQDAFEELNENGGATVTDDGTDTHISAGGATVKILGLTNNESYFSSLGQDANPLGGVGINAVTTGDAGSYEAIRVLASDTGFDDSFDNIWGHTV; translated from the coding sequence ATGGGTATCCAAGACCAGAATCCGGACTGGGAAGTCTGCGATCCGACATGCGACATCCGGTTCAGCGACAACAAGTTCGACCCGGACTACAATGACGACACCACCGAGTGGGGCGGCACCGACGGCAATGTGATCAACCTGAACGATCACGACGCCGGCGACAACGCCTCGGCCGGGGCCGGCGATGACGCGATCTACGGCAACCAGCGCAACAACCGCCTGTTCGGCGAGGAAGGCCAGGATTACATCGAAGGCCAGGGCGGCGAGGACCTGATCGAAGGCGGCACCGGCAATGACACCATCTTCGGCGGCTGGAACGACCCGGAAACCGCGCATTACGACGAGGGCGACTGGATCGACGGCGAGGAAGGCTGCGATTACATCGACGGCGAAGGCGGCGATGACACCATCCTGGGCGGCGCGGATTCCGACACCATCTTCGGCGGCACCGGCGACGACCAGCTGTTCGGCGATGATGCCGACCGCGACTACAGCTATGAAGACGGCGACGCCGGCGACTACATGTACGGCGAAGACGGCAACGACTGCATGGACGGCGAAGGCGGCGACGACTGGATGTGGGGCGATGCCGGCCAGAGCGATCTGAACGGCGACAACGACTACGACCACTCCAACAACAACGACACCATGTACGGCCGCGACGGCAATGACCGCATGCACGGCCAGCAGGGCAACGACCGCATGGCCGGCGGCCTCGGCGACGACCTGGTGATCGGCGGCATTGGCGACGACGAGATGTTCGGCGACGAGCGCCAGTCGCAGAATGACGACCTCGACTTCGGCGCCGACAACGGCACCGGCAACAAGACCGAGCAGGTCGACGGCGACGACTGCATGCTGGGCGGCGACGGCAACGACACCATGGACGGCCAGGGCGGCAATGACACCATGTTCGGTGAAGCCGACCACGACCTGATGCAGGGCGGCCGCGGCGACGACCTGATGGACGGCGGCGCAGGCGCCGATGACGTCAACGGCGGCGCCGGCCAGGACACCCTGCGCGGCGGCTCCAACAACGACGTGCTGGAAGGCGGCGCCCAGGGCGACCTGATCTTCGGCGACCATGGCAGCAACCTGGGGGTCGAAGGCGGCAAATACGATCCTGCTCACGACTTCGACATCGACTGGGATTGCTGCGACGACGACGAGCAGCCCTCGGTCCAGGCCCATGCCGAAATGGAAGACGGCCTGAAGGAGGTCGACTGCCCGGACTGCTACACCCCGATCGACGAGGGCCCGGACGGCAATGACCGGATCCGCGGCGGCTCCGGCGACGACACCATGTTCGGCGAAGGCGGCAATGACGTCATCATCGGCGGCCGCGGCGACGACCATGGCCATGGCGGCGACGGCGACGACATCCTCAAAGGCGGCCACGGCGACGACACGCTGTACGGCGATGCGGATGACGACTGCCTGCACGGCGAGGGCGGCGACGACAAGCTGTTCGGCGGCACCGGCGACGACACCCTCAAGGGCGGCGACCAGGACGACCTGCTGAAGGGCGAAGACGGCGATGACCGGCTGTATGGCGGCAACGGCGAAGACACCCTGCTGGGCGGCGAGGACGACGACAAGCTTTCCGGCGGCCGCGACAATGACGTGCTGAAGGGCGGCAACGGCGAAGACACGCTCTGCGGCAATGGCGGCAATGACTTCCTCGACGGCAATGACGACAACGACAAGCTGAAAGGCAACGGCGGCGATGACGTCCTGGAAGGCGGCGACGGCTATGACACGCTGTTCGGCAACAACGGCCGCGACTGCCTCTACGGCGAGGCGGACAATGACTACCTCGACGGCGGCAAGGGCGATGACTTCCTGGATGGCGGCGAAGGCAATGACACGCTGTTCGGCGGCAAAGGCAACGGCAACGACTTCCTGAAGGGCGGCGAAGGCAATGACACCCTGAAGGGCGGCGATGGCAAGGATGTCTTCATCATCGACCTGAAATGGGACGGCACCAGCTTCTCGTCCAACGATGGCACCGACAAGATCCTGGACTTCGACATCGACCAGGACCACGACGTGCTGCTGTTCCGTGTCACCAATGTCGGCGACGGCAAGGGCACCTCGGCGCAGGACGCTTTCGAGGAGCTCAATGAAAACGGCGGCGCAACCGTCACCGATGATGGCACCGACACCCACATCTCGGCGGGCGGCGCCACGGTGAAGATCCTCGGCCTGACCAACAACGAGAGCTACTTCAGCTCGCTTGGCCAGGACGCCAATCCGCTCGGCGGCGTTGGCATCAACGCGGTGACCACCGGCGATGCGGGCTCCTACGAGGCGATCCGCGTGCTGGCATCCGACACCGGCTTTGATGACAGCTTCGACAACATCTGGGGTCACACTGTCTGA